The genomic segment TCTATATCGTCGTGCCGGTGCTGGTCGCCCAGGTCCTTCGCCGCCTGATCCTGTCGTCCGGCGGAGAGAAAGCGCTCGCGGGGACGCTGGCGCGTCTGCAGCCGGTCGGGCTGACCGCGCTGCTCCTCACCCTGGTGATGCTCTTCGGCTTCCAGGGTGAGCAGATCCTCGGCCAACCGCTGGTGATCGCTCTCATAGCCGTGCCGATCCTGATCCAGGTCTATTTCAATGCAGGCCTTGCCTATGTGCTCAACCGCGTCTCAGGCGAACAGCACTGCGTAGCAGCTCCCTCGGCGTTGATCGGGGCCAGCAACTTCTTCGAGCTGGCCGTGGCGGCCGCGATCAGCCTTTTCGGCATCAATTCCGGCGCGGCCCTGGCGACGGTGGTCGGCGTGCTCATCGAGGTGCCGGTCATGCTCTCGGTGGTCTGGATCGTCAACCGTTCCAAGGGCTGGTACGAGGCCGGCCTGCCGGCCCCCTCCAACAACGAGGCTAACCCATGACCATCACGATCTACCACAACCCCGCCTGCGGCACCTCGCGCAACACGCTGGCCATGATCCGCCAGAGCGGGGAGGAGTCGGAGGTCATCGAGTACCTCAAGACGCCACCCACGCGCGATCGGCTGGTCGAACTGCTCGCGGCGATGGGGATCACGGCGCGCGACCTGCTGCGCAAGAAGGACACGCCCTACGAGGCCCTGGGCCTGGGCGACGACCGCTGGAGCGAGGACGAACTCGTCGATTTCATGATGGACCACCCGATCCTCATCAATCGTCCCATCGTCGTTACCGACAAGGGTACGCGGCTCTGCCGGCCCTCCGAGGCGGTGCTCGAGATCCTGCCCAATCCCCATATCGGGCGCTTCGTCAAGGAAGACGGGGAAGTGATCGAGGCCCCCTAGAAACAACAAAGGCCGGGGCGATGCCCCGGCCTTCTCAAACTTTGCGGGAAAGCGAGCCTTAAGCCTGGTTGGCTTCGGCTTCTTCTTCGGCGGCTTCGTCGCCGGCGACTTCTTCCTGCTCTTCTTCGGCGGCAACTTCGTCGTCGTTGTCATCGCCGTAGTCGTAGACGGTCATGTCTTCGCCCTTGGCCTGGCGCTGGGCTTCGTCTTCCGAACGGGCCACGTTGACCGAGATGTTGACTTCCACTTCGGCGTGCAGGTGCAACGCCACGGTGTGCAGACCAACGGTCTTGATCGGGTTGGCCAGATCGACCTGCGAACGGGCAACCGTGAAGCCGTCGTTGTTGAGGGCGTCGG from the Youhaiella tibetensis genome contains:
- the arsC gene encoding arsenate reductase (glutaredoxin) (This arsenate reductase requires both glutathione and glutaredoxin to convert arsenate to arsenite, after which the efflux transporter formed by ArsA and ArsB can extrude the arsenite from the cell, providing resistance.); translated protein: MTITIYHNPACGTSRNTLAMIRQSGEESEVIEYLKTPPTRDRLVELLAAMGITARDLLRKKDTPYEALGLGDDRWSEDELVDFMMDHPILINRPIVVTDKGTRLCRPSEAVLEILPNPHIGRFVKEDGEVIEAP
- the rplI gene encoding 50S ribosomal protein L9, whose protein sequence is MKVILLERVGRTGHIGDEVTVKDGFARNFLLPQGKALRATEANRAKFASERANIEKRNAERREAAAGIASGLNGHVVTIIRQAGETGQLYGSVSSRDVADALNNDGFTVARSQVDLANPIKTVGLHTVALHLHAEVEVNISVNVARSEDEAQRQAKGEDMTVYDYGDDNDDEVAAEEEQEEVAGDEAAEEEAEANQA